A genome region from Etheostoma cragini isolate CJK2018 chromosome 4, CSU_Ecrag_1.0, whole genome shotgun sequence includes the following:
- the LOC117944073 gene encoding sodium-coupled neutral amino acid transporter 3-like isoform X1, which yields MTGRKEATNRLRTICSLLSISEHRKKTQPQIEPQPRIFTHCSRLITYTRGTRADMSEDKPADTVETAEESAIPNGKGHEPGEEITALAKTPSAEAGEQETVPNSAQNDSPHRTENAEANLPESQEFLSGMEEKKTTHFTDFEGKTSFGMSVFNLGNAIMGSGILGLAYAMANTGVVLFLVLLTVVAVLSSYSIHLLLKSSGIVGIRAYEQLGYRAFGTPGKMAAGIAITLQNIGAMSSYLYIVKYEFPLVIQAFLRVDNPAGEWYLNGNYLVIMVSISVILPLALMKQLGYLGYTSGFSLSCMVFFLISVIYKKFNTPCPFAEHAFNRTTSWVNVSAMDPGGEPDPACIPKMANLNSQTAYTIPILAFAFVCHPEVLPIYTELRNPNKKKMQHVANISIAVMYGMYFLAALFGYLTFYGEVEAELLHTYSRIDPYDTLILCVRVAVLTAVTLTVPIVLFPVRRAIQQMMFPNKTFHWARHIAIAAVLLTFINLLVIFAPNILGIFGIIGATSAPCLIFIFPAVFYIRIVPKEEEPMRSLPKILAACFAGIGFLFMIMSLSFIIIDWTSGTSKASNGH from the exons AacacaggaagaaaacacaacCTCAAATAGAACCACAGCCTCGAATATTTACACATTGCAGCAGACTCATAACATACACACGAGGCACCAGAGCAGATATGAGTGAGGATAAACCAGCCGATACTGTGGAAACTGCTGAGGAAAGCGCTATTCCGAATGGGAAAGGCCATGAGCCCGGGGAGGAGATCACAGCATTGGCCAAAACACCATCTGCAGAGGCTGGTGAACA GGAAACTGTACCAAATAGTGCCCAGAATGATAG TCCCCACAGAACTGAGAATGCAGAGGCCAACCTCCCAGAGAGCCAGGAGTTCTTATCAGGCATGGAGGAAAAGAAGACTACTCACTTTACAGat TTTGAAGGGAAAACCTCGTTTGGGATGTCGGTCTTCAACCTGGGCAATGCGATCATGGGAAGTGGAATCCTAGGACTGGCATACGCCATGGCCAACACAGGGGTCGTCCTGTTTTT GGTACTTCTAACAGTGGTGGCAGTCCTCTCGTCATATTCCATCCATTTACTGCTAAAGTCTTCTGGTATTGTAG GTATTCGTGCGTATGAGCAGCTTGGCTACAGGGCCTTTGGGACCCCGGGGAAGATGGCGGCAGGTATTGCCATCACGCTGCAAAACATTGGAG CCATGTCCAGTTACCTGTACATAGTCAAGTATGAGTTTCCTTTGGTCATCCAGGCCTTTTTGAGGGTGGATAATCCTGCAGG GGAATGGTACCTGAACGGGAACTACCTTGTGATCATGGTCTCTATTTCAGTAATATTACCACTTGCTCTCATGAAACAGCTAG GTTACCTGGGATACACCAGTGGTTTCTCCCTAAGCTGCATGGTTTTCTTCCTGATTTCG GTCATTTACAAGAAGTTCAATACACCCTGTCCATTTGCTGAACATGCATTCAATAGAACAACCAGTTGGGTGAATGTCAGTGCCATGGATCCTGGTGGAGAGCCCGATCCTGCCTGTATTCCAAAAATGGCCAACCTCAACTCACAA ACGGCCTACACCATTCCCATCCTGGCGTTCGCCTTTGTGTGCCACCCTGAGGTCCTGCCCATCTACACAGAGCTGCGCAA TCCCAACAAGAAAAAGATGCAGCATGTGGCCAACATCTCTATTGCAGTCATGTATGGCATGTACTTCCTGGCTGCCCTTTTTGGATACCTAACTTTCTATG GGGAAGTGGAAGCAGAGCTGCTTCACACCTACAGCCGCATTGATCCGTATGACACTTTGattttgtgcgtgcgtgtggcTGTGCTCACTGCTGTCACACTCACTGTACCCATTGTGCTCTTTCCT GTACGGAGAGCGATCCAGCAGATGATGTTTCCTAACAAGACTTTCCACTGGGCCCGTCATATTGCCATTGCTGCCGTTTTGCTCACTTTTATCAACCTACTGGTCATCTTTGCCCCCAACATCCTGGGAATCTTCGGGATCATTG GTGCCACATCTGCCCCTTGTCTCATCTTCATATTCCCTGCTGTTTTCTACATTCGTATTGTACCCAAAGAAGAGGAGCCAATGCGCTCTCTCCCCAAAATCCTG GCCGCCTGTTTTGCTGGGATAGGCTTCCTGTTTATGATAATGAGCCTAAGCTTCATCATCATTGATTGGACGTCGGGCACTAGCAAAGCCAGCAATGGTCACTAG
- the LOC117944073 gene encoding sodium-coupled neutral amino acid transporter 3-like isoform X2 yields MTGRKEATNRLRTICSLLSISEHRKKTQPQIEPQPRIFTHCSRLITYTRGTRADMSEDKPADTVETAEESAIPNGKGHEPGEEITALAKTPSAEAGEHPHRTENAEANLPESQEFLSGMEEKKTTHFTDFEGKTSFGMSVFNLGNAIMGSGILGLAYAMANTGVVLFLVLLTVVAVLSSYSIHLLLKSSGIVGIRAYEQLGYRAFGTPGKMAAGIAITLQNIGAMSSYLYIVKYEFPLVIQAFLRVDNPAGEWYLNGNYLVIMVSISVILPLALMKQLGYLGYTSGFSLSCMVFFLISVIYKKFNTPCPFAEHAFNRTTSWVNVSAMDPGGEPDPACIPKMANLNSQTAYTIPILAFAFVCHPEVLPIYTELRNPNKKKMQHVANISIAVMYGMYFLAALFGYLTFYGEVEAELLHTYSRIDPYDTLILCVRVAVLTAVTLTVPIVLFPVRRAIQQMMFPNKTFHWARHIAIAAVLLTFINLLVIFAPNILGIFGIIGATSAPCLIFIFPAVFYIRIVPKEEEPMRSLPKILAACFAGIGFLFMIMSLSFIIIDWTSGTSKASNGH; encoded by the exons AacacaggaagaaaacacaacCTCAAATAGAACCACAGCCTCGAATATTTACACATTGCAGCAGACTCATAACATACACACGAGGCACCAGAGCAGATATGAGTGAGGATAAACCAGCCGATACTGTGGAAACTGCTGAGGAAAGCGCTATTCCGAATGGGAAAGGCCATGAGCCCGGGGAGGAGATCACAGCATTGGCCAAAACACCATCTGCAGAGGCTGGTGAACA TCCCCACAGAACTGAGAATGCAGAGGCCAACCTCCCAGAGAGCCAGGAGTTCTTATCAGGCATGGAGGAAAAGAAGACTACTCACTTTACAGat TTTGAAGGGAAAACCTCGTTTGGGATGTCGGTCTTCAACCTGGGCAATGCGATCATGGGAAGTGGAATCCTAGGACTGGCATACGCCATGGCCAACACAGGGGTCGTCCTGTTTTT GGTACTTCTAACAGTGGTGGCAGTCCTCTCGTCATATTCCATCCATTTACTGCTAAAGTCTTCTGGTATTGTAG GTATTCGTGCGTATGAGCAGCTTGGCTACAGGGCCTTTGGGACCCCGGGGAAGATGGCGGCAGGTATTGCCATCACGCTGCAAAACATTGGAG CCATGTCCAGTTACCTGTACATAGTCAAGTATGAGTTTCCTTTGGTCATCCAGGCCTTTTTGAGGGTGGATAATCCTGCAGG GGAATGGTACCTGAACGGGAACTACCTTGTGATCATGGTCTCTATTTCAGTAATATTACCACTTGCTCTCATGAAACAGCTAG GTTACCTGGGATACACCAGTGGTTTCTCCCTAAGCTGCATGGTTTTCTTCCTGATTTCG GTCATTTACAAGAAGTTCAATACACCCTGTCCATTTGCTGAACATGCATTCAATAGAACAACCAGTTGGGTGAATGTCAGTGCCATGGATCCTGGTGGAGAGCCCGATCCTGCCTGTATTCCAAAAATGGCCAACCTCAACTCACAA ACGGCCTACACCATTCCCATCCTGGCGTTCGCCTTTGTGTGCCACCCTGAGGTCCTGCCCATCTACACAGAGCTGCGCAA TCCCAACAAGAAAAAGATGCAGCATGTGGCCAACATCTCTATTGCAGTCATGTATGGCATGTACTTCCTGGCTGCCCTTTTTGGATACCTAACTTTCTATG GGGAAGTGGAAGCAGAGCTGCTTCACACCTACAGCCGCATTGATCCGTATGACACTTTGattttgtgcgtgcgtgtggcTGTGCTCACTGCTGTCACACTCACTGTACCCATTGTGCTCTTTCCT GTACGGAGAGCGATCCAGCAGATGATGTTTCCTAACAAGACTTTCCACTGGGCCCGTCATATTGCCATTGCTGCCGTTTTGCTCACTTTTATCAACCTACTGGTCATCTTTGCCCCCAACATCCTGGGAATCTTCGGGATCATTG GTGCCACATCTGCCCCTTGTCTCATCTTCATATTCCCTGCTGTTTTCTACATTCGTATTGTACCCAAAGAAGAGGAGCCAATGCGCTCTCTCCCCAAAATCCTG GCCGCCTGTTTTGCTGGGATAGGCTTCCTGTTTATGATAATGAGCCTAAGCTTCATCATCATTGATTGGACGTCGGGCACTAGCAAAGCCAGCAATGGTCACTAG
- the LOC117944073 gene encoding sodium-coupled neutral amino acid transporter 3-like isoform X3, producing the protein MSEDKPADTVETAEESAIPNGKGHEPGEEITALAKTPSAEAGEQETVPNSAQNDSPHRTENAEANLPESQEFLSGMEEKKTTHFTDFEGKTSFGMSVFNLGNAIMGSGILGLAYAMANTGVVLFLVLLTVVAVLSSYSIHLLLKSSGIVGIRAYEQLGYRAFGTPGKMAAGIAITLQNIGAMSSYLYIVKYEFPLVIQAFLRVDNPAGEWYLNGNYLVIMVSISVILPLALMKQLGYLGYTSGFSLSCMVFFLISVIYKKFNTPCPFAEHAFNRTTSWVNVSAMDPGGEPDPACIPKMANLNSQTAYTIPILAFAFVCHPEVLPIYTELRNPNKKKMQHVANISIAVMYGMYFLAALFGYLTFYGEVEAELLHTYSRIDPYDTLILCVRVAVLTAVTLTVPIVLFPVRRAIQQMMFPNKTFHWARHIAIAAVLLTFINLLVIFAPNILGIFGIIGATSAPCLIFIFPAVFYIRIVPKEEEPMRSLPKILAACFAGIGFLFMIMSLSFIIIDWTSGTSKASNGH; encoded by the exons ATGAGTGAGGATAAACCAGCCGATACTGTGGAAACTGCTGAGGAAAGCGCTATTCCGAATGGGAAAGGCCATGAGCCCGGGGAGGAGATCACAGCATTGGCCAAAACACCATCTGCAGAGGCTGGTGAACA GGAAACTGTACCAAATAGTGCCCAGAATGATAG TCCCCACAGAACTGAGAATGCAGAGGCCAACCTCCCAGAGAGCCAGGAGTTCTTATCAGGCATGGAGGAAAAGAAGACTACTCACTTTACAGat TTTGAAGGGAAAACCTCGTTTGGGATGTCGGTCTTCAACCTGGGCAATGCGATCATGGGAAGTGGAATCCTAGGACTGGCATACGCCATGGCCAACACAGGGGTCGTCCTGTTTTT GGTACTTCTAACAGTGGTGGCAGTCCTCTCGTCATATTCCATCCATTTACTGCTAAAGTCTTCTGGTATTGTAG GTATTCGTGCGTATGAGCAGCTTGGCTACAGGGCCTTTGGGACCCCGGGGAAGATGGCGGCAGGTATTGCCATCACGCTGCAAAACATTGGAG CCATGTCCAGTTACCTGTACATAGTCAAGTATGAGTTTCCTTTGGTCATCCAGGCCTTTTTGAGGGTGGATAATCCTGCAGG GGAATGGTACCTGAACGGGAACTACCTTGTGATCATGGTCTCTATTTCAGTAATATTACCACTTGCTCTCATGAAACAGCTAG GTTACCTGGGATACACCAGTGGTTTCTCCCTAAGCTGCATGGTTTTCTTCCTGATTTCG GTCATTTACAAGAAGTTCAATACACCCTGTCCATTTGCTGAACATGCATTCAATAGAACAACCAGTTGGGTGAATGTCAGTGCCATGGATCCTGGTGGAGAGCCCGATCCTGCCTGTATTCCAAAAATGGCCAACCTCAACTCACAA ACGGCCTACACCATTCCCATCCTGGCGTTCGCCTTTGTGTGCCACCCTGAGGTCCTGCCCATCTACACAGAGCTGCGCAA TCCCAACAAGAAAAAGATGCAGCATGTGGCCAACATCTCTATTGCAGTCATGTATGGCATGTACTTCCTGGCTGCCCTTTTTGGATACCTAACTTTCTATG GGGAAGTGGAAGCAGAGCTGCTTCACACCTACAGCCGCATTGATCCGTATGACACTTTGattttgtgcgtgcgtgtggcTGTGCTCACTGCTGTCACACTCACTGTACCCATTGTGCTCTTTCCT GTACGGAGAGCGATCCAGCAGATGATGTTTCCTAACAAGACTTTCCACTGGGCCCGTCATATTGCCATTGCTGCCGTTTTGCTCACTTTTATCAACCTACTGGTCATCTTTGCCCCCAACATCCTGGGAATCTTCGGGATCATTG GTGCCACATCTGCCCCTTGTCTCATCTTCATATTCCCTGCTGTTTTCTACATTCGTATTGTACCCAAAGAAGAGGAGCCAATGCGCTCTCTCCCCAAAATCCTG GCCGCCTGTTTTGCTGGGATAGGCTTCCTGTTTATGATAATGAGCCTAAGCTTCATCATCATTGATTGGACGTCGGGCACTAGCAAAGCCAGCAATGGTCACTAG
- the LOC117944073 gene encoding sodium-coupled neutral amino acid transporter 3-like isoform X4: MSEDKPADTVETAEESAIPNGKGHEPGEEITALAKTPSAEAGEHPHRTENAEANLPESQEFLSGMEEKKTTHFTDFEGKTSFGMSVFNLGNAIMGSGILGLAYAMANTGVVLFLVLLTVVAVLSSYSIHLLLKSSGIVGIRAYEQLGYRAFGTPGKMAAGIAITLQNIGAMSSYLYIVKYEFPLVIQAFLRVDNPAGEWYLNGNYLVIMVSISVILPLALMKQLGYLGYTSGFSLSCMVFFLISVIYKKFNTPCPFAEHAFNRTTSWVNVSAMDPGGEPDPACIPKMANLNSQTAYTIPILAFAFVCHPEVLPIYTELRNPNKKKMQHVANISIAVMYGMYFLAALFGYLTFYGEVEAELLHTYSRIDPYDTLILCVRVAVLTAVTLTVPIVLFPVRRAIQQMMFPNKTFHWARHIAIAAVLLTFINLLVIFAPNILGIFGIIGATSAPCLIFIFPAVFYIRIVPKEEEPMRSLPKILAACFAGIGFLFMIMSLSFIIIDWTSGTSKASNGH, from the exons ATGAGTGAGGATAAACCAGCCGATACTGTGGAAACTGCTGAGGAAAGCGCTATTCCGAATGGGAAAGGCCATGAGCCCGGGGAGGAGATCACAGCATTGGCCAAAACACCATCTGCAGAGGCTGGTGAACA TCCCCACAGAACTGAGAATGCAGAGGCCAACCTCCCAGAGAGCCAGGAGTTCTTATCAGGCATGGAGGAAAAGAAGACTACTCACTTTACAGat TTTGAAGGGAAAACCTCGTTTGGGATGTCGGTCTTCAACCTGGGCAATGCGATCATGGGAAGTGGAATCCTAGGACTGGCATACGCCATGGCCAACACAGGGGTCGTCCTGTTTTT GGTACTTCTAACAGTGGTGGCAGTCCTCTCGTCATATTCCATCCATTTACTGCTAAAGTCTTCTGGTATTGTAG GTATTCGTGCGTATGAGCAGCTTGGCTACAGGGCCTTTGGGACCCCGGGGAAGATGGCGGCAGGTATTGCCATCACGCTGCAAAACATTGGAG CCATGTCCAGTTACCTGTACATAGTCAAGTATGAGTTTCCTTTGGTCATCCAGGCCTTTTTGAGGGTGGATAATCCTGCAGG GGAATGGTACCTGAACGGGAACTACCTTGTGATCATGGTCTCTATTTCAGTAATATTACCACTTGCTCTCATGAAACAGCTAG GTTACCTGGGATACACCAGTGGTTTCTCCCTAAGCTGCATGGTTTTCTTCCTGATTTCG GTCATTTACAAGAAGTTCAATACACCCTGTCCATTTGCTGAACATGCATTCAATAGAACAACCAGTTGGGTGAATGTCAGTGCCATGGATCCTGGTGGAGAGCCCGATCCTGCCTGTATTCCAAAAATGGCCAACCTCAACTCACAA ACGGCCTACACCATTCCCATCCTGGCGTTCGCCTTTGTGTGCCACCCTGAGGTCCTGCCCATCTACACAGAGCTGCGCAA TCCCAACAAGAAAAAGATGCAGCATGTGGCCAACATCTCTATTGCAGTCATGTATGGCATGTACTTCCTGGCTGCCCTTTTTGGATACCTAACTTTCTATG GGGAAGTGGAAGCAGAGCTGCTTCACACCTACAGCCGCATTGATCCGTATGACACTTTGattttgtgcgtgcgtgtggcTGTGCTCACTGCTGTCACACTCACTGTACCCATTGTGCTCTTTCCT GTACGGAGAGCGATCCAGCAGATGATGTTTCCTAACAAGACTTTCCACTGGGCCCGTCATATTGCCATTGCTGCCGTTTTGCTCACTTTTATCAACCTACTGGTCATCTTTGCCCCCAACATCCTGGGAATCTTCGGGATCATTG GTGCCACATCTGCCCCTTGTCTCATCTTCATATTCCCTGCTGTTTTCTACATTCGTATTGTACCCAAAGAAGAGGAGCCAATGCGCTCTCTCCCCAAAATCCTG GCCGCCTGTTTTGCTGGGATAGGCTTCCTGTTTATGATAATGAGCCTAAGCTTCATCATCATTGATTGGACGTCGGGCACTAGCAAAGCCAGCAATGGTCACTAG
- the LOC117944073 gene encoding sodium-coupled neutral amino acid transporter 3-like isoform X5, with translation MSVFNLGNAIMGSGILGLAYAMANTGVVLFLVLLTVVAVLSSYSIHLLLKSSGIVGIRAYEQLGYRAFGTPGKMAAGIAITLQNIGAMSSYLYIVKYEFPLVIQAFLRVDNPAGEWYLNGNYLVIMVSISVILPLALMKQLGYLGYTSGFSLSCMVFFLISVIYKKFNTPCPFAEHAFNRTTSWVNVSAMDPGGEPDPACIPKMANLNSQTAYTIPILAFAFVCHPEVLPIYTELRNPNKKKMQHVANISIAVMYGMYFLAALFGYLTFYGEVEAELLHTYSRIDPYDTLILCVRVAVLTAVTLTVPIVLFPVRRAIQQMMFPNKTFHWARHIAIAAVLLTFINLLVIFAPNILGIFGIIGATSAPCLIFIFPAVFYIRIVPKEEEPMRSLPKILAACFAGIGFLFMIMSLSFIIIDWTSGTSKASNGH, from the exons ATGTCGGTCTTCAACCTGGGCAATGCGATCATGGGAAGTGGAATCCTAGGACTGGCATACGCCATGGCCAACACAGGGGTCGTCCTGTTTTT GGTACTTCTAACAGTGGTGGCAGTCCTCTCGTCATATTCCATCCATTTACTGCTAAAGTCTTCTGGTATTGTAG GTATTCGTGCGTATGAGCAGCTTGGCTACAGGGCCTTTGGGACCCCGGGGAAGATGGCGGCAGGTATTGCCATCACGCTGCAAAACATTGGAG CCATGTCCAGTTACCTGTACATAGTCAAGTATGAGTTTCCTTTGGTCATCCAGGCCTTTTTGAGGGTGGATAATCCTGCAGG GGAATGGTACCTGAACGGGAACTACCTTGTGATCATGGTCTCTATTTCAGTAATATTACCACTTGCTCTCATGAAACAGCTAG GTTACCTGGGATACACCAGTGGTTTCTCCCTAAGCTGCATGGTTTTCTTCCTGATTTCG GTCATTTACAAGAAGTTCAATACACCCTGTCCATTTGCTGAACATGCATTCAATAGAACAACCAGTTGGGTGAATGTCAGTGCCATGGATCCTGGTGGAGAGCCCGATCCTGCCTGTATTCCAAAAATGGCCAACCTCAACTCACAA ACGGCCTACACCATTCCCATCCTGGCGTTCGCCTTTGTGTGCCACCCTGAGGTCCTGCCCATCTACACAGAGCTGCGCAA TCCCAACAAGAAAAAGATGCAGCATGTGGCCAACATCTCTATTGCAGTCATGTATGGCATGTACTTCCTGGCTGCCCTTTTTGGATACCTAACTTTCTATG GGGAAGTGGAAGCAGAGCTGCTTCACACCTACAGCCGCATTGATCCGTATGACACTTTGattttgtgcgtgcgtgtggcTGTGCTCACTGCTGTCACACTCACTGTACCCATTGTGCTCTTTCCT GTACGGAGAGCGATCCAGCAGATGATGTTTCCTAACAAGACTTTCCACTGGGCCCGTCATATTGCCATTGCTGCCGTTTTGCTCACTTTTATCAACCTACTGGTCATCTTTGCCCCCAACATCCTGGGAATCTTCGGGATCATTG GTGCCACATCTGCCCCTTGTCTCATCTTCATATTCCCTGCTGTTTTCTACATTCGTATTGTACCCAAAGAAGAGGAGCCAATGCGCTCTCTCCCCAAAATCCTG GCCGCCTGTTTTGCTGGGATAGGCTTCCTGTTTATGATAATGAGCCTAAGCTTCATCATCATTGATTGGACGTCGGGCACTAGCAAAGCCAGCAATGGTCACTAG